A window of the Synechococcus sp. M16.1 genome harbors these coding sequences:
- a CDS encoding VapE domain-containing protein — translation MTDLLHVGDWLIEGWTTDKKGNKRLSALTPGNLCVKLRSQFGKRLRWNELLLQPELGEQPIPGTALEQLYVALSERGWRIAQKPAEDAVLRVAQENRFHPVAVYLETLVKAPDLEPIDLDQIGSYWGVQDDPLSCRMLRVMLLGAVARIYDPGAKFDTMVVFKGEQGRGKSTSLRKLFGPKWLVDTQQPKHKDQLIVLHSCWCYEAAELDYMTSRKESGLIKGLLSSSVDTFLAPYGRFIEAHPRRSIMVGTCNRDDFLRDATGHRRFLVIEVDQIDCDRIEADRDRIWLGAVLAYQAGQLPFLAAEDQEASNQRNKSFELENPFEASVGHWLRFGLIPNDEFTFDECLKGIDRCNLPHSDRHHVKEALKEHGCKPPKRQTRRHGVKVRLWTHYRAASAASPSARVREAPQPAAAAGGPGDLSHASPPFRERSEGQETEGHQQSLPGFAKKGEAARQHPELPLGSGFDVDSGGSKPETLPPLNLNCLF, via the coding sequence GTGACTGATCTCCTGCACGTCGGCGACTGGCTGATCGAAGGCTGGACAACCGACAAAAAGGGCAACAAGAGGCTTAGCGCTCTGACGCCGGGGAATCTCTGCGTGAAGTTGAGATCGCAGTTTGGGAAACGATTGCGATGGAACGAACTCCTGCTGCAACCAGAACTGGGAGAGCAACCAATCCCAGGGACAGCCTTGGAGCAGCTGTACGTCGCCTTGTCGGAGCGGGGATGGCGGATCGCTCAGAAACCAGCGGAAGATGCTGTGCTCCGCGTCGCCCAGGAGAACCGATTTCACCCTGTCGCGGTCTACCTCGAGACCCTGGTCAAGGCTCCCGATCTAGAACCCATCGACCTGGATCAAATCGGCAGCTACTGGGGTGTCCAGGACGATCCGCTGTCGTGCCGGATGCTGCGGGTGATGCTGCTGGGAGCCGTTGCCAGGATCTATGACCCCGGCGCCAAATTCGACACCATGGTGGTGTTCAAAGGAGAGCAGGGCAGAGGCAAATCAACCTCGCTCCGCAAACTGTTTGGGCCGAAGTGGCTGGTCGATACTCAGCAGCCAAAGCACAAGGATCAGCTGATCGTTCTGCACAGCTGCTGGTGCTACGAGGCAGCGGAGCTGGACTACATGACCAGCCGCAAGGAATCGGGACTGATCAAGGGCCTGCTGAGTTCATCAGTGGACACCTTCCTCGCACCGTATGGGCGCTTCATTGAGGCCCATCCGCGCCGATCAATCATGGTCGGAACCTGCAACCGAGACGACTTCCTCAGGGATGCCACCGGCCACCGGCGCTTCCTTGTCATTGAAGTTGACCAGATCGACTGCGATCGGATTGAGGCAGATCGCGACCGCATCTGGCTTGGCGCTGTCCTGGCCTATCAGGCTGGGCAGCTTCCCTTCCTGGCAGCGGAGGACCAGGAAGCGAGCAACCAGCGGAACAAGAGCTTCGAGCTGGAGAACCCATTTGAGGCAAGCGTGGGGCACTGGCTCCGCTTCGGCCTGATCCCAAATGATGAGTTCACCTTCGATGAGTGCCTGAAAGGAATAGACCGGTGCAACCTTCCACATAGCGATCGCCACCACGTCAAGGAGGCGTTGAAGGAGCACGGCTGCAAACCACCCAAGCGACAGACTCGCCGCCACGGCGTGAAGGTCAGGCTGTGGACCCACTACCGAGCTGCCTCGGCAGCCTCACCATCTGCAAGGGTGCGTGAGGCTCCTCAACCAGCAGCGGCAGCAGGGGGTCCGGGCGATTTGTCTCATGCCTCACCTCCTTTTAGAGAAAGGAGTGAAGGACAAGAAACAGAGGGACATCAACAGTCCCTGCCGGGATTTGCGAAAAAGGGTGAGGCGGCGAGACAGCACCCCGAACTCCCTTTGGGGTCTGGGTTCGACGTTGACTCGGGTGGCTCCAAGCCCGAGACATTACCGCCGCTCAACCTCAACTGCCTGTTCTGA
- a CDS encoding site-specific integrase, whose translation MAKAIWSDNLRQVLKREHGKGWSVRDHRGRVQLTRIFEDRSRSAVYLPLTWTADNATAILNTVGAIHDLMDSRKVSLKEAARLNTQALAEPATSTKKVADKGWDAVAADFLKSRGDRRSSTLRDLKLRVERAVAVINQKPKPRDGMSVLEAYAAAYFKEMAPGGQGRKRNLNDVVAFLQFAVDRCGAPDRFLPPPKDRINELIGTSPTSTTERLTPPIKADQFTALLDALEADSRHDLKLAVALVGYLGLRPAELAVLRVGDDGKARVGSIKRNIQTMQQTEKPPRLVMPLEIEGRNNEGARAVAQFASGLVKLPKALRKQIDLVEDKRRFQDVGAEFAQQLSRCKHWQAMRNMDPRITAYSLRHGFAWRATIGENKLPVRTAAALMGHTMQVHHRHYGAWVDEAAIEEAVGMHNAAVA comes from the coding sequence GTGGCCAAAGCCATCTGGTCGGACAACCTGCGACAGGTGCTGAAGCGCGAGCACGGCAAAGGTTGGTCAGTCAGAGACCACCGTGGCCGGGTACAGCTGACTCGGATTTTTGAAGACCGCTCACGCAGTGCCGTTTACCTGCCACTGACTTGGACAGCCGATAACGCCACAGCGATCCTCAACACGGTTGGTGCAATCCACGACCTGATGGATTCGCGCAAGGTCAGCTTGAAAGAAGCTGCCCGGCTGAACACTCAGGCGTTGGCAGAGCCAGCCACAAGCACGAAGAAGGTGGCGGACAAAGGTTGGGATGCAGTTGCTGCTGACTTCCTCAAAAGCCGTGGTGACAGGCGCAGCAGCACTCTCAGGGACTTGAAGCTGCGGGTTGAACGTGCTGTTGCTGTCATCAACCAGAAGCCCAAACCACGCGACGGTATGAGCGTGTTGGAAGCGTACGCAGCCGCCTACTTCAAAGAGATGGCACCAGGTGGTCAGGGGCGTAAACGGAATCTCAACGACGTTGTGGCGTTCCTTCAGTTCGCTGTTGACCGCTGCGGTGCACCAGACCGTTTTCTGCCACCGCCCAAAGACCGCATCAATGAGTTGATCGGCACCAGCCCGACATCAACAACGGAACGTCTCACCCCACCGATCAAGGCAGACCAGTTCACCGCTCTGTTGGATGCGTTGGAAGCTGACAGTCGCCATGACCTGAAACTGGCAGTGGCGCTGGTTGGCTACCTCGGGTTGCGCCCTGCTGAGCTGGCAGTGCTGCGGGTTGGCGATGACGGCAAGGCAAGGGTCGGCAGCATCAAGCGCAACATCCAAACGATGCAGCAGACAGAGAAGCCGCCACGGCTGGTGATGCCGCTTGAGATTGAAGGCAGAAACAACGAAGGCGCTCGTGCTGTTGCCCAGTTCGCCAGTGGCCTGGTGAAGCTGCCGAAGGCACTACGGAAGCAGATTGATTTAGTTGAGGACAAACGACGTTTTCAGGACGTTGGCGCTGAATTTGCCCAGCAACTTTCACGCTGTAAGCATTGGCAGGCGATGAGAAATATGGACCCGCGCATCACCGCTTACAGCCTGCGCCACGGATTTGCCTGGCGGGCAACAATTGGCGAAAACAAGCTTCCGGTACGAACTGCTGCAGCATTAATGGGGCACACGATGCAAGTTCACCACAGGCATTACGGCGCTTGGGTTGATGAAGCTGCCATTGAAGAAGCGGTGGGGATGCACAACGCTGCCGTCGCTTAA
- a CDS encoding AAA family ATPase gives MDDPREFLEEAAAAEEPEVLGHMRAEMTRIRASLPAEGPPLGDVGKVPSAADFLKDKEPDDWLIDQFGMRGSLVVLGGATGASKSTLVYGMAQAISEGSVL, from the coding sequence ATGGATGACCCCAGAGAGTTTTTAGAAGAGGCCGCCGCCGCCGAAGAGCCAGAAGTCCTCGGCCACATGCGAGCCGAGATGACTCGCATACGAGCAAGCCTTCCTGCCGAGGGCCCCCCCCTTGGGGATGTAGGGAAAGTGCCGAGCGCGGCGGACTTTCTTAAAGACAAAGAACCAGACGACTGGTTGATTGATCAATTCGGCATGCGCGGCTCACTGGTCGTCCTTGGCGGGGCAACAGGAGCCAGCAAAAGCACGTTGGTTTACGGGATGGCTCAAGCCATCAGTGAGGGCAGTGTGCTGTAG
- a CDS encoding thermonuclease family protein, with protein MLFGSLASVVIATCYDGDTCTTTTGERVRLACIDTPELVGMRAEPVPARAARDHLRSLVVGKKVGIRRITKDRYGRTVVELFLGTTNVQQEMVVSGHAEIYWRYQDQCSWTEGR; from the coding sequence ATGCTCTTTGGTTCTCTTGCATCCGTTGTGATCGCCACCTGCTACGACGGCGATACCTGCACCACCACAACAGGCGAACGGGTTCGACTGGCCTGCATCGACACCCCTGAACTAGTTGGGATGAGAGCTGAGCCAGTGCCAGCCAGAGCTGCTCGAGACCATCTGAGAAGTCTTGTGGTGGGCAAGAAGGTTGGGATCCGTCGGATCACCAAGGACCGCTACGGACGAACGGTGGTGGAGTTGTTCCTAGGGACGACAAACGTTCAGCAAGAGATGGTCGTCAGTGGCCACGCAGAGATCTACTGGAGGTATCAAGATCAATGTTCTTGGACAGAGGGTCGATAA
- a CDS encoding ParA family protein → MFITVFGQKGGVAKTCSSVHIAASWSHQQKRVVLVDADRNRSATAYGARGLLPCPVVPIEAAAKATRLAEIVITDGQASTNEEEMKNLVEGADFILLPTTTQSRSIELTIEMAQTINKYKIPYAALLVKVDSRKEAAAKNAKECLEGFDIKVLDAQIPLLSAFEQAETEGVTVDQAIDQRGRSNPRRMTGWSAYCSACKEIEELYEEHKKLNPIQSPIGWDFTPMEQRIAA, encoded by the coding sequence ATGTTCATCACTGTTTTTGGTCAGAAAGGTGGTGTTGCAAAAACATGTAGCAGCGTTCACATAGCCGCAAGCTGGAGCCATCAGCAAAAACGGGTCGTGCTGGTTGATGCCGACCGCAACAGATCTGCGACTGCCTATGGCGCCAGAGGCCTCTTGCCTTGCCCAGTTGTCCCGATTGAAGCAGCAGCTAAAGCGACTCGATTGGCTGAGATTGTCATTACAGATGGGCAAGCAAGCACCAACGAAGAAGAGATGAAGAATTTGGTAGAAGGTGCTGACTTTATTTTGCTGCCTACAACTACACAAAGTAGATCAATTGAATTGACAATTGAGATGGCGCAGACAATAAACAAATATAAGATCCCCTATGCTGCGCTACTTGTAAAAGTTGACTCACGCAAAGAAGCTGCAGCTAAAAACGCCAAAGAATGCCTTGAAGGATTCGATATCAAGGTTCTCGACGCACAAATTCCATTGCTAAGCGCATTTGAACAAGCAGAAACAGAGGGAGTCACTGTTGATCAAGCGATTGACCAACGCGGGCGATCAAATCCACGCCGAATGACTGGATGGTCTGCCTATTGCTCGGCCTGTAAAGAGATCGAAGAGCTATACGAAGAGCACAAAAAACTGAATCCAATTCAGTCGCCGATTGGATGGGACTTCACGCCCATGGAACAGCGTATTGCCGCTTGA
- a CDS encoding DUF4278 domain-containing protein, with product MTALLYRGHSYEAPAASPKACIELTYRRETYNTCREEVAHNAHPSLTYRGVSYAK from the coding sequence ATGACTGCTCTTCTCTACAGAGGTCACTCCTACGAGGCTCCAGCAGCCTCGCCCAAAGCTTGTATTGAGCTGACCTACCGCCGCGAGACTTACAACACCTGCCGCGAAGAAGTCGCTCACAATGCTCATCCAAGCCTGACCTACCGCGGTGTTTCCTACGCCAAGTGA
- a CDS encoding DUF2973 domain-containing protein: MIAGLFPIAYAAVLTCLLLQAFRMMRPSSTSKPSTSNDRTGLKTTHPELLDENGEVTNEELWAVRFSDEGLVLPEA; this comes from the coding sequence GTGATCGCAGGTCTTTTCCCAATCGCTTACGCAGCTGTCTTGACGTGCTTGCTCCTGCAGGCTTTTCGGATGATGCGCCCATCGTCGACTTCTAAACCCAGCACTTCGAACGACCGAACAGGTCTCAAAACCACACACCCAGAATTGCTGGATGAGAACGGTGAGGTGACCAACGAAGAGCTTTGGGCTGTTCGCTTCTCGGACGAAGGCTTAGTTCTCCCTGAGGCATGA
- a CDS encoding choice-of-anchor I family protein: protein MNNTPVSIELGGAEIVSWVPGASIAAVCGGDNTVSFVKYDANFQNPEVVLEKEFEGSVQSVAAFGRYIAVAESPSKTEAGSVSVFRFNKRNELREKFTTNVGFLPDSIDWSSDGKKIVVANEGEPNDYYGTSDGVDPKGSVSIISVKKSKSLKKTKTLGFDVFTAQQLSDNGVRLSGEYANNPARDIEPEFVKITPDSQRAVVTLQENNAMVVVNLATGALETPVGLGAKDWVGLSVDTSDEDGGYLPGNRNFKSLYMPDGMDVFTASNGTTYSVMANEGDGRVRPDDVNFEADADGIFTLHKSKEKGAVAEIEDPLTGMKVYVHRDMRGKNSTAFEAEAGDEFFITWKFGAVADDDFYSDEKRAGKLDGPQGNSIVSGDGEGRLKTVADQNTADSITGFGGRSFTIRDLGGNIVWDSGDDLDRIAAEYGVYDDGRSDDKGVEPEHVEVATLGDRSFAFISLERGTSTLIPVYEITNVDAPEHVYTFQAANSISPEASEFVKTSADGGMLLVSSEVSGTLDAFNFSTSLV, encoded by the coding sequence TTGAACAACACACCCGTCAGCATTGAGCTTGGTGGCGCGGAGATTGTGTCCTGGGTCCCTGGTGCGAGTATTGCTGCGGTCTGCGGTGGGGACAACACCGTGAGCTTTGTCAAGTACGACGCAAACTTCCAAAATCCAGAGGTGGTTCTGGAAAAAGAATTCGAGGGTAGTGTTCAATCTGTTGCAGCCTTTGGTCGTTATATTGCTGTGGCTGAATCCCCTAGCAAGACGGAAGCAGGCAGCGTCAGTGTTTTTCGATTCAACAAAAGGAACGAACTGCGCGAAAAATTCACTACTAATGTCGGTTTTTTGCCGGACTCCATTGATTGGAGTTCTGATGGCAAGAAAATTGTGGTAGCCAATGAAGGTGAGCCAAATGATTACTACGGAACATCTGATGGGGTTGATCCAAAAGGATCTGTTTCGATCATTAGCGTAAAGAAGAGCAAATCACTAAAGAAAACAAAGACCCTAGGTTTTGATGTATTCACAGCCCAGCAACTGAGTGATAATGGGGTTCGCCTTTCTGGCGAATATGCTAATAATCCTGCAAGAGATATTGAGCCTGAATTTGTTAAGATTACGCCAGATAGCCAGCGCGCCGTTGTAACCTTGCAGGAAAATAACGCCATGGTCGTCGTGAACTTGGCGACGGGGGCGTTGGAGACGCCTGTGGGCTTGGGTGCCAAGGATTGGGTGGGGTTGTCGGTGGATACCTCCGATGAAGATGGTGGCTATCTGCCTGGAAACCGCAACTTCAAGAGCCTCTATATGCCCGATGGCATGGATGTTTTCACCGCAAGCAATGGCACGACCTATTCGGTGATGGCCAACGAAGGTGATGGTCGTGTGCGTCCAGATGATGTGAATTTTGAGGCGGATGCTGATGGAATTTTCACGCTCCACAAGAGCAAGGAAAAAGGTGCTGTAGCTGAGATTGAAGATCCGTTGACGGGTATGAAGGTATATGTGCACCGCGACATGCGGGGTAAGAACTCCACCGCATTTGAAGCAGAAGCCGGTGATGAATTTTTCATTACCTGGAAGTTCGGCGCTGTGGCTGATGATGACTTCTATTCCGACGAAAAGCGCGCTGGCAAGTTGGATGGCCCTCAGGGCAACAGCATCGTTAGCGGTGATGGAGAAGGCCGCCTGAAGACGGTGGCGGATCAAAACACTGCCGACAGCATCACCGGCTTTGGTGGTCGTTCCTTCACGATTCGCGACCTTGGCGGCAACATCGTTTGGGATTCAGGTGATGACTTGGATCGCATCGCTGCGGAGTACGGCGTTTATGACGACGGGCGTAGCGACGACAAGGGTGTTGAGCCTGAACACGTGGAAGTCGCCACCCTGGGAGATCGATCCTTTGCCTTCATTTCGCTCGAGCGCGGAACCAGCACTCTGATTCCGGTTTATGAGATCACCAACGTGGATGCGCCTGAGCATGTGTATACGTTCCAGGCGGCGAACTCGATCTCTCCTGAAGCATCCGAATTCGTTAAGACCAGTGCGGATGGCGGCATGCTTCTGGTGTCGAGCGAAGTGTCCGGCACGTTGGATGCTTTCAACTTCAGCACCAGCCTGGTCTGA
- the chrA gene encoding chromate efflux transporter: MSRTLQVFVQFFVLGLTSFGGPVAHLGYFHERFVQRERWITADAYADLVALCQLLPGPSSSQVGMGLGLIRAGWLGGLAAWAGFTLPSAVLMLLAASLLSAHPIWIDGSWVHGLMVAAVAVVAQAALGLQRKLAPDRQRVSLMVAAAVLVLLVPRVWSQLLALLLGGLVGLCALTPPELEPSAPERLVVPLRRSVSVVLLGLAVLLFVAMPWLSAEARPLLVQQLSGFLRTGALVFGGGHVVLPLLEQALVPNGWIDLQQFLAGYGAAQAVPGPMFSFAAFLGFDMQPGLQGIAGSVLALVALFFSSFLLVGGLLPFWSDLGRLAPMRRALLGINASVVGILLAALFQPVWQTGIRGGAEFSLALVAFVLLVCWRQPAWRVVLFCAGVGGLTLA; the protein is encoded by the coding sequence ATCTCCCGGACGTTGCAGGTATTTGTCCAGTTCTTCGTGTTGGGGCTGACCTCCTTCGGTGGCCCCGTGGCGCACCTCGGTTATTTCCATGAGCGTTTTGTGCAGCGGGAGCGTTGGATCACCGCTGATGCCTATGCCGATCTCGTTGCGCTCTGCCAGTTGTTGCCTGGACCCTCGAGTTCCCAGGTAGGCATGGGTTTGGGACTGATTCGGGCCGGGTGGCTTGGCGGGTTGGCCGCCTGGGCAGGGTTCACCTTGCCCTCGGCTGTGTTGATGCTGCTGGCGGCGTCGCTGCTCTCAGCCCATCCCATTTGGATCGACGGTAGCTGGGTGCATGGCTTGATGGTGGCGGCTGTGGCCGTGGTGGCCCAGGCCGCTCTGGGCCTGCAGCGAAAGCTGGCTCCCGACCGGCAGCGGGTCAGCTTGATGGTGGCGGCTGCTGTGCTGGTGCTGTTGGTGCCTCGCGTCTGGTCCCAGCTGTTGGCCCTGCTGCTCGGTGGGTTGGTGGGGTTGTGTGCTCTGACGCCACCTGAGCTGGAGCCATCGGCACCGGAACGTCTTGTGGTTCCGCTGCGGCGTTCGGTGTCGGTGGTTTTGCTTGGTCTCGCTGTGCTGCTGTTCGTGGCTATGCCCTGGCTGTCTGCTGAGGCCAGACCGCTGCTGGTGCAGCAGCTCAGTGGTTTCTTGCGCACCGGTGCCTTGGTGTTCGGTGGTGGTCATGTGGTGCTCCCCTTGCTGGAACAAGCCTTGGTACCCAACGGTTGGATCGACCTGCAGCAGTTTCTCGCGGGGTATGGCGCAGCCCAGGCGGTGCCAGGGCCGATGTTCAGTTTCGCGGCTTTTCTTGGCTTTGATATGCAGCCTGGCCTTCAGGGCATCGCCGGTTCTGTATTGGCGCTGGTTGCCCTGTTTTTTTCATCGTTCTTGTTGGTTGGTGGGCTCTTGCCCTTCTGGAGTGACCTGGGCCGTTTGGCTCCTATGCGTCGAGCCCTGCTGGGCATCAACGCATCAGTGGTGGGCATCCTGCTGGCGGCGTTGTTTCAGCCCGTCTGGCAGACAGGGATCCGCGGGGGTGCTGAGTTCAGCTTGGCGTTGGTGGCGTTTGTGTTGTTGGTGTGTTGGCGCCAACCGGCTTGGCGGGTGGTGCTGTTCTGCGCCGGAGTGGGAGGTTTGACCCTGGCCTAA
- a CDS encoding DUF3303 domain-containing protein has translation MQMYLADCVFPEIEGQLAAYKSFCELWDSGEMAKLDNFDGFEMLFRVHAPGAGRVTILFKAESDAQIFEHFAPWRAQFGIEMDFTPVIGCQDVVDYHKKLFAKMS, from the coding sequence ATGCAGATGTATCTCGCAGATTGCGTGTTTCCTGAGATTGAAGGCCAACTGGCTGCCTACAAGAGCTTCTGTGAGCTGTGGGATTCAGGCGAAATGGCAAAGCTGGACAACTTTGATGGCTTTGAAATGTTGTTCCGCGTGCACGCTCCTGGCGCAGGCCGAGTGACGATCCTCTTCAAAGCTGAAAGTGATGCTCAAATCTTTGAGCACTTCGCACCATGGCGTGCTCAGTTCGGCATTGAAATGGACTTCACTCCTGTTATCGGCTGTCAGGACGTGGTTGATTACCACAAGAAGCTCTTCGCCAAAATGTCCTGA
- a CDS encoding DUF4278 domain-containing protein, translating to MTLTYRGQKYDQQKVAGASAKPALTYRGVSYAK from the coding sequence ATGACCCTGACCTATCGCGGCCAGAAGTACGACCAGCAGAAAGTGGCTGGCGCTTCCGCTAAGCCTGCTCTGACCTACCGCGGCGTTTCTTACGCCAAGTGA